From one Triticum aestivum cultivar Chinese Spring chromosome 4B, IWGSC CS RefSeq v2.1, whole genome shotgun sequence genomic stretch:
- the LOC123093627 gene encoding NAC domain-containing protein 22 — protein MAMGMEVDQDLPGFRFHPTEEELLGFYLSRVALGKKLHFDIIGTLNIYRHDPWDLPGMAKIGEREWYFFVPRDRKAGSGGRPNRTTERGFWKATGSDRAIRSTADPKRVIGLKKTLVFYQGRAPRGTKTDWVMNEYRLPDSGAAPPQEDTVLCKVYRKATPLKELEQRAFEMEEMKQRSGGNGGYGYSGAARACPPPVPAAGDFYLSPSDDVQDNFLIPSSSSSSSVALSGNSSCHDALRVAKKEADVATVTVVSMSSLSKAANAPFHLQLPAVNPPCGLQLPAANHGISSLQLPAASQGVVDLPSLQLPAASSHGVFDWLNDPFLTQLRSPWQDQHCMSPYAHLLY, from the exons ATGGCAATGGGCATGGAGGTCGATCAGGACCTCCCCGGCTTCCGCTTCCACCCCACGGAGGAGGAGCTCCTCGGCTTCTACCTCTCCCGCGTCGCCCTCGGCAAGAAGCTCCACTTCGACATCATCGGCACCCTCAACATCTACCGCCACGATCCCTGGGATCTTCCTG GGATGGCAAAGATCGGGGAGAGGGAGTGGTACTTCTTCGTGCCGCGTGACCGGAAGGCGGGGAGCGGCGGGCGGCCGAACCGGACGACGGAGCGGGGGTTCTGGAAGGCGACGGGGTCAGACAGGGCCATCCGGAGCACCGCCGACCCCAAGCGTGTCATCGGCCTCAAGAAGACGCTCGTCTTCTACCAGGGCCGCGCTCCGCGGGGCACCAAGACGGACTGGGTCATGAACGAGTACCGCCTCCCCGACTCCGGCGCGGCGCCTCCCCAGGAGGACACGGTGCTATGCAAGGTGTACCGGAAGGCCACGCCGCTCAAGGAGCTTGAGCAAAGAGCGTTTGAGATGGAGGAGATGAAGCAGAGGTCCGGCGGCAACGGTGGGTACGGCTACAGTGGCGCGGCCAGAGCGTGTCCGCCCCCGGTCCCGGCAGCCGGCGACTTCTACCTGTCTCCGTCCGACGACGTCCAGGATAACTTCCTGAtcccctcctcctcgtcgtcgtcgtcagtgGCGTTGTCCGGCAACAGCAGCTGCCACGACGCGCTCAGGGTAGCCAAGAAGGAAGCAGACGTCGCCACGGTCACCGTCGTGTCGATGTCGTCTCTATCGAAAGCTGCGAACGCCCCCTTCCATCTTCAGCTCCCGGCCGTGAACCCACCCTGCGGCCTCCAGCTCCCGGCGGCGAACCATGGGATATCCAGCCTGCAGCTCCCGGCGGCGAGCCAGGGTGTTGTGGACCTGCCGAGCCTGCAGCTCCCGGCGGCGAGCAGCCACGGAGTGTTCGACTGGCTAAATGACCCGTTCCTAACGCAACTGCGCAGCCCGTGGCAGGACCAGCATTGCATGTCGCCTTATGCCCATCTGCTATACTAG